The Cryptomeria japonica chromosome 6, Sugi_1.0, whole genome shotgun sequence genomic interval ACACTTTCTAATAGTTGTTATagcacttgttgatttaatgtctaatatttttgacaatattgcACTAATAGTTGTCACTTTAAAGTTGTAGGTGTTCATGATGACTACCGACAATTTGAATGAAATGTGTTACTTAGATCTAGAAAGCgcaccaataaaacatgacttagtgcacaagtaTCGGCCTCACTTTTTTTGGAGCCTCTTTGACCactttggcaaaaagcatgctgatgtggcatcatatttgatgatgtggccctgaaaccttagttacaAGTAAGGGACTTGCCAAGTATGCTGTTGTAAAAAATTGacagtgatttgaaattttcatgtaGAATTTTGAGTATCccaaagttagggtgctcaactacagAATCCTCTTCTCTATTTACAAATAATCATAGAAGAcaataaaattgaaaataaaatctagcataaataaaatcaaagataaaatcaagtataaaaaaaattgaataaaatcaaaGATAAAATCAAGTATAATAAAATCAAAGATAATTAATATAAAATTCGACTCTGCCTTTActgatcaaaaataaataaaaacatcatTTTATAAAAATTCATACCAACTATCAACAAATAATCacaaaagataataaaattgaagaTAGAATCTAGAATAATAAACTAAGAAAGAGCTGTTACTGTAACTCTAAATAAAAACAGCATTTTTGTAAAGGATTTGGGACATCCTTCAAAATCTGTTTTATCTTTAATTAAAAACCCTaagcaaaaaatagaaaaaaaatcaaaatattcaaaataaaaataactgGAAAAATCTGTAACATAAAAGCTTCAGGTGTATGAAtaagcatataattgttcttgtcGAACAAGCAGATGCTCtagaaatgaaatgtaatgaaaGCGTTAATTCTATTCTGTTTCTCTTGTTTTGCTCTTCTTTTTCTGATGACAATTGATTTGGAAAGTTGAGTACGTTAACATCAATGCCTTCGATTTTTTATCTACTTTTACCCAAAACTATGATGTTGGAAGTAAGGAAGTGTAGAAAACAGGGTATGAATGTAATCAATTTTTAATCTCTTCTTACCCAAAACTATGATCTCGGAAGTAAGGAATTGTAGAGAGAAGGGTATCATCGACATCAAATATCCAGGCTTCCTTGCCATGCCCTGCAAGATCAATGACAGTGAGATACAAGAGGGCCTGTTCAACCACTCTTTCTTGATCAACCTTGTATTGTTTAGAAGTCATGTAGTTCTCTATGTAATACACACACTCCCCTGGAACCACTTCAAAATCTCTGATGTTATTAAGCTCCACATTCATCCTCCAGCTCTCACAGTAGTTCTTCAGACTGTATTTCAGTTTGACATTGGGTTTGATCTGCATCATGGGATTGATTATACTCCATTTGTCCCAACTGCTTCCCACAGGGACCAAGGCAAGCAGCACGAGTAAGTGGCCCACCAGTACCACAGAACTCCTCTCCATTTCTTCTGGTTCAAATAATTCTCTGAAACTGTAATTTATGATGAATTGTTCAAGTTGGTTGTGTGTTTATAGGCTTGTTGAGAGGGAGATTATTAAAATGTGGTAGACTTACACAGCCAGATTGGCGGGATATGGATGAAGCCAATCCCAGGAATAATTAGCCCTAAGTGCTCGCCATGCTTTCTGGATTAAATGGAGTATTCATGCTCCTAATTTTCTTGGCTTGTTTAATTTCTATTTATTAAGATGGTTTAATAGCGAGATTCTTGCAATAACCAAATCAACCAACAACTCTTTTGTAAGGAAAAAAATTTGTGAAAATCAAATGTTGGGAGGGCTCAACCACACAATAAAAGTGTTATCTTAGTAGCAAACTTATTTGGACATGGCTATTTTCTACATAAAACAGCAAATTGTATAATAGTAAAAATCCTCAAAACATTATAGATTTTCACAAGATTTTCACTCGCCCAATCCTCATAATTCACTTCTACGGTGTTgttaaaactcaaaaaatcaattgaaaaatcATTATGTAATAAAAATTTGGGTTTTTGAACAGGGTGTCATTTTGTGTGGAGAGTAGCCATGGGCCCTTAGGACTTAATAGAGATGGTGAAGATCGTtagttgtaatggtgaaaattactagttttcattttttattgttgtttggaGTTATTTTGAATTTGATTATTTCTTATATAATGGTAATGGTAGAATGACACATTTTTTTTTACGAGTTCCTATACAATTTGAATCTTACTTTGATTTCATTTGCATCCAATCCTAGTGAATGGTCTTGatcatcatttttcatttttctattttggGTTAGATTCATGATTTGTGAGATTGACCTAGATTGATCTTACAATTTGCAGAAATGATTGAGCTTTtacttttcaaatttgaatttagtGTTAACCCAACCCTTCCAACTAGTAGTTGTGTGTCGAATCGAAGAACAAAATGTTGTATTTGCCAGCTTTAAAGTTGCAATTAAGGAGACTAATTTATTTTTACATACAAATAGGCATTGGAAATGCTCATTAGCATGATTAGAGAACTCATTACTAGAATATCCACTCGCATCAACATCTAGGACATCTTTTACCTATGTTTTCTCTCATTTTAAAAAATTAGGCAACTTAGTAATCTATGTTATTCCACAAGGTGTGGCTTTCATTTGTCTCTAATAATTAATCCATCCTTACATCTGTGTAGAGATTCTATCAATTATCTTGAATCAACCAAGAATGCAAGTAGACTTAAAGAAGAAAAAGAACACAtacaaaacttgagaaatttgagcATGCCAAGAAGCTCTTTTTTGACACAATAGATGTTTGTTGGCACAAATGCTACATATGTCATGCTCCATGAATCCTAATGCACAATTAGGTGAGGATGCTTATCACGCTTCTAGTTAGGCACATGACATCAATAGAGATAACATGCACCAATTTGTACTCTTTAATGTTGGCATCTCAACAACATCCAATTTAATGAGCATAACTAATACACTATTAGTGTAGTTAAGTTTTACAAATTGAAAGGTTGCACCTTGGAGGATTCATTGTATGGAGTTAATGTTTTCATGTCATGAACATCACTTTTATTGTCTAAGATTTACTTAAAGTTCCCACATGCAATGTTCATTTAGGCATGCTTGGGTTGTTAAAGGAGCTAATAGAGGGTGGCTTTTCAATTGCATTGGAATGAAGTTTAAAGAGGTGTGTGATTTGAAGAATCCCAATATAAGTTGTATTAATGACCTTTGGTCACTATGATTGCATGTATATGTCCACATTATTTTATAGGAAGTCTATGAGTTTAGGATTTTTGTAGTGAAGCTCTATTGAATTTTCTCCAGCATTAACTTTTATTGTAAAATATGCTTTCCATTCATGCATCACTATCCATTGGTGAATTGTGCAAGCATCCTTGGTAGTGACTTCTAGACTTTGAAGTatccaagttttttttttttgtttttttttccattTATAATTCTAAGATTAGTTTTCAATTCTACGTTTTAGAATTATGTAGATCAATAATTTCTCATTTaacattatgttttatttttttgcaaatttgaaaCATTTTAGTATTTACGAATTTGATTGTGTTATTTTAGGTTAGAATACGAgaaaattattatttataaaaatcTAGTTGTATCCTAATGTGGCTCCTTGAAAAAAAATCACATAGAAACTCTTAGTTAAATAGATTTCCCACATAACATTATGATTAATTTGAGGCATTAAAACTCTCATCCTTTTCTTttgattcattaaaaaattaaatttgccaATTTTTCATTATCATCTTGCATTGTTTGTTGTGAAGGTTCTACATTTAACCTCATACGAGCTTCACAACCCACTCTCTTTTTCAACCATATCATTCATGGTGCAATGTTTGAAATTTAAACATGTCTCATTCTAGACCACCTATTATTCTCGTTTGAACAAATTTggatttctctaatttctcctatGATCCAAACATCACAACTCTTTGTCAACTACCAAATTTTTCCTACCACAACATATCACCTATTGCCCCATTCTTGATGTCATGAAGACTATTTTGTACAACCATTTGTCAGACCTAGATTTTTTTTCTGTGGCATACcctaattatgaacaataatattTCTAACCAATCACTTTGTTGAAGCTATGTCGGCTTACATCAAGTTGGAGCTTGCTCAATCTAAGAGATTTACTAAGGTTAGATTGGAAGGGTATTCGTTAAATATTATCTTTAATGCCTCAAGAACACATTCAAACCTAGTTGGACAATTGGTGTCTTTGATCATGGACTCTCTTAACATTATTAATTCCTTTGATGAATGTTATATCTTGCATATCTATCATGAAGGAAATACATTAGCAGATTTGTTTGCTAACATTGGAGTGTCTAATCACTTGAGTCATCATTGGGACTTCCATGACCCTTACTTGTGGAGGCTTATAGCATCATCCATCATGATTTGCAGCAAAGTTGGAAAGTGTGTGCTATAATACCAATTCATAATGTGGTATGCCACCTTAGATGGAAGGTTTACTACCATTTATGATGTCCAtttcattctccttaatcattttaggcataaattATTGGCGTCTTTCCTTTTTTCTGCTTGCTTCGTTGGATAAGGGGATTAAAGACCATAGAAAGAACTCTAAAGCCTCCATTCTTCATGAAAGGCTGATTTTTTTGTTAATGGAGTATGCAAAATGATCTTCCCCTAAAATTCCCAAGAAGATGCCCAGGAAAAAAAAGCAGAAAGTCCATGTGGTGACCGATTATTTTGATATGCCAATTGACACAGAGGATATGGAAATCGACGATGAGGATTATGAGGAAGAATGGATGGAAATAGAATATGAGGATACTTCTACACATATGTTTTTTCCCCCACTTTGAGGTTGATAAGGTCGAGACGAAGAATTCCACTAAAAGGAGGATGAGAGCCCATACTTGTTGGACTAGTGGCTCGCACAGTAGGGATGAACAAGCTGGTGAGAATGTATGTTTTGTTGCTAAATAGATTAAGAAGGCTAAAATAGGGGATGGTCAATAGAGCGATGTTTCGAAAGGTAAAGAAAATATGGGTGATCAAATGGTTGAT includes:
- the LOC131062923 gene encoding acid phosphatase 1, which codes for MERSSVVLVGHLLVLLALVPVGSSWDKWSIINPMMQIKPNVKLKYSLKNYCESWRMNVELNNIRDFEVVPGECVYYIENYMTSKQYKVDQERVVEQALLYLTVIDLAGHGKEAWIFDVDDTLLSTIPYFRDHSFGGEVTDRASIEKWMGEVKAPAMEAVLPLYNKLKMKGVKILIITGRGEHLRSATAENLVRSGFTGWTELIMREAEDNYKTTLAFKSEKRKQLVKEGYHILGNVGDQWSDILGSEAGIRTFKLPNSMYYTA